From Rhodamnia argentea isolate NSW1041297 chromosome 10, ASM2092103v1, whole genome shotgun sequence, a single genomic window includes:
- the LOC115757643 gene encoding E3 ubiquitin-protein ligase PUB22-like, which produces MGEVEIPSFFVCPISLQLMKDPVTVLTGITYDRESIERWLFSAKNGTCPVTKQAISGRDLTPNHTLRRLIQSWCTLNAAHGIERIPTPRPPISKSQIAKLLREARSPDTWNECLKRLRLIATENATNRCCMEAAGAADFLAAILKNETLARSTLLDETSSNYRSFEVTTRPLDEALAVLFHLQLSEASLKNLVGDGAFVESLTRIMQSGTCESRAYAVMLLKSMFEVADAIQLSSLKMELFVEVVRVLRDQVSQKATKSALKLLIRACPRGRNRAKAVEASLVPVLIDLLLDSREKRRSEMILVLLDVLCQSAEGRAELLRHGAGIAIVSKRILRVSETASERGVRILLSISKFSATPSVAQEMLQVGVAAKMCLVLQVEGTSKTKEKAREILKLHARAWKNSPCMRRGSAFPL; this is translated from the exons ATGGGGGAGGTCGAGATTCCTTCCTTCTTCGTGTGCCCGATTTCTCTCCAGCTCATGAAGGACCCCGTCACGGTGCTGACCGGGATAACGTACGATCGGGAGAGCATCGAGAGGTGGCTGTTCTCCGCCAAGAACGGCACGTGCCCCGTGACCAAGCAGGCGATTTCGGGCCGCGACTTGACACCCAACCACACGCTCCGGCGGCTCATCCAGTCGTGGTGCACCCTCAATGCCGCGCACGGCATCGAGAGGATTCCTACCCCGAGACCTCCTATAAGCAAGTCCCAGATTGCTAAGCTCCTCCGCGAGGCCAGGTCCCCGGACACGTGGAACGAGTGTCTCAAAAGACTGCGGTTGATCGCCACCGAGAATGCCACTAACCGATGCTGCATGGAAGCCGCTGGTGCCGCTGACTTCTTGGCGGCAATACTGAAAAATGAAACCTTAGCAAGATCTACATTACTAGATGAAACATCGTCCAACTATCGCAGTTTCGAGGTCACAACCAGACCGCTTGATGAGGCTCTGGCTGTACTTTTTCATCTACAACTCTCCGAAGCCAGCCTCAAGAATCTCGTAGGCGACGGAGCATTTGTCGAGTCGTTGACTCGAATCATGCAGAGCGGAACCTGTGAGTCCAGGGCATATGCAGTCATGTTGCTAAAGTCAATGTTTGAAGTTGCTGATGCTATTCAACTCTCAAGTTTGAAGATGGAATTGTTCGTCGAAGTAGTTCGAGTTTTGCGTGATCAAGTCTCGCAGAAGGCAACGAAATCTGCATTGAAACTGCTTATCCGAGCCTGCCCGAGGGGTCGGAACCGAGCCAAAGCCGTGGAAGCCAGCCTCGTACCGGTCTTGATCGATCTTCTTCTCGATTCACGCGAGAAAAGGCGGAGCGAAATGATCCTCGTGCTTTTGGACGTGCTGTGCCAATCCGCAGAGGGAAGAGCCGAGTTGTTGAGGCACGGAGCGGGGATCGCCATCGTGTCGAAGAGGATACTAAGGGTTTCGGAGACAGCGAGCGAGAGAGGCGTCCGGATTCTCTTGTCCATCTCAAAGTTCTCGGCGACGCCGAGCGTCGCACAAGAGATGTTGCAAGTAGGCGTTGCGGCGAAGATGTGTCTAGTCCTCCAAGTTGAGGGCACGAGCAAGACCAAGGAAAAGGCCAGAGAGATTCTCAAATTGCATGCCCGGGCATGGAAGAACTCCCCTTGT ATGAGAAGAGGATCAGCTTTTCCTTTGTAA
- the LOC115757641 gene encoding protein virilizer homolog gives MGRPEPCVLFAQTFAHPHLDEYVDEVVFAEPVVVTACEFLELSASSTCQSVSLVGATSPPSFALEVFVQCNGETRFRRLCQPFLYSHSSSNVLDVEAVVTNHLVVRGSYRSLSLVIYGNTAEDLGQFNIEFDDSSLTNITNTVEGELEDLPMPLRTTNFLSKEFTCSLNALPLPVTLLDMSLGVKQLLQLILRILERGEHGDAVQKALSTIVSAVSTYTTLDLSSVAISEKCLKSGRFKDPKKLELAINEATGELLELYKVLQQESVQFPAKLSAETNFLDMDIDSVNLQHLVDMFGKQFHFESDSLFVGHPVLSKRNNSILWLSMALLFCSAKESCFHFVSGGGFEQLVKVFCYDLQNSTTVILLFLGVVEQATRYSVGCEGFLGWWPREEVTIPSGISENYTQLLKLLLQEPRHDVASLATYILRRLRFYEVAAKYECAVLSVLRGLSTIERVTEASLHQLMSTKSQLRSLLKLINLHSQIEDPSPVARASRSLILGQGEGCLSYKMTSGSITSNCCLSIWDIDPNLLGILKERGFLPLSAALLSSSILHLEVGHAMFLHVELVSSIGAIIFSLLLCRSGLLFLAHQPELSSTIVHCLKGGDSTGKDECLPLRYASNLLSKGFSCGSEEVGMILEMHLRVVNAIDHLLTCTPHSEEFLWVLWELCALSRSGCGHQALLVLGFFPEAIAALIEALRSVKESEPSAKSGGASPLDVAIFHSAAEIFEIIVTDSTASSLGSWIERAVELHGALHSSSQGSNRKDAPTRLLEWIDAGVVYHKNGAVGLLRYAAVLASGGDAHLTSTSILVSDLMDVEHAVGDPSGGSDINVMENLGKIISEKTFDGVALCDSSVAQLTTAFRILAFISENSTVAATLYDEGAVTVVYTVLINCRFMLERSSNSYDYLVDDGTECNSTSDLLLERNREQSLIDFLIPALILLINLLKKLQEANEQHRNTKLMNALLRLHRELSPRLAACAADLSAPYPDSALGFEAVCHLIVSSLAYWPVFGWAPGLFHSLLASVQVTSVLALGPKETCSFMCLLNDLFPEEGIWLWKKGMPVLSSLRMLAIGTLLGCQKEKEVNWYLKPEFREKVLSQLTPQLDKIAQMIKHYAVSALVVIQDMLRIFIIRIACQKVESAFILLKPIFSWVHDNVSLISPLDIDNYKVYRYLDFLASLLEHPRAKALLFKAGMIQMLKKVLERCLDAVDSDKAAESRNMADNGFTLLSWCLPVFKSLSLLCSSMATSQCAGIPDLKNTENFSTGDCASILPYLFKFFQVLPVGKELLACVRSFKEISSCKEGRDSLMAAFGSFSSSVVHERDKGHETNQIYNGNESGWSKCAPLLCCWKKMWSSSDASDDSSSFAAHGLDLLSSGCLSFCVDGNRLNLKGVGLVKLLFGLSDDMDETDSFIEENLSYVKGLNALSSSKGENNDHETGPFQIPDSVKSLLLLLVNPIGAVDVVDIVFGEAVLSSNDDLVSTERQSVVDGCLERTDELLQLGGLGDKFLWECPETLPDKTALPLKRKMSSLEGQGRRGRGENAPSDLAASGAFSRGSGQSVASSGPTRRDTFRLRKPNTSRPPSMHVDDYVARERNVDGVSDVIAVPRVGSTSGRPPSIHVDEFMARQRERQSSSATIVGEAVAQVKNAAPASDGEKEVKIPKQLKTDLDDDLQGIDIVFDGEESETDDKMPFPQPDNNLQPSAPVTVEQSSPHSIVEETESDAHESSQFSRMGTPVASNADENTQSEFSSRMSVSRLEKPLTRESSVTSDKRFFDQSNDITGKISGAFDAAAAANHPGFPVLPYAMASASSSGQPRVDSRMSQTLYPKHSPHHAGNLHGAGTQGSYDQKYLQSQPPLPPMPPPSLVPSVVSQASDSVPGHVSPFTNKMVDGQSPVSSAFHVQSDRLSPYSSSPSRSIRPLPPLPPTPPPFLSSPYNMPPIKASTQSSGYVQTSIGMTEFPRAPVMPATDLQHSAAGPRLSYPPPPLMPPLVFSRPASVPVNFYGNNTMQQHGENQPSILQNFPLSQSPMQSVHTVAQLQPLQPPQLPQVPQPPQHLRPLAFSSQQPEQGSSLQNPVQQGHQLQALQQSQVSPMHAYIQSQQDLSHGHPRQEVEHARLQVPHQQGDTSNQQQDLGISLYDYFKSPEDIQALLSDREKLCQLLEQHPKLMQMLQERLGHL, from the exons ATGGGTCGACCTGAGCCGTGCGTGCTGTTCGCCCAGACATTCGCCCACCCCCATCTCGACGAGTACGTCGACGAG GTAGTCTTTGCTGAACCTGTTGTTGTCACTGCTTGCGAGTTTCTGGAGCTGAGCGCGTCTTCAACATGTCAATCAGTGTCGCTTGTCGG GGCTACTTCACCTCCTTCATTTGCTTTGGAAgtttttgttcaatgtaatgGGGAGACAAGATTTAGGCGCCTTTGTCAGCCTTTTCTGTATTCTCATTCTTCATCAAATGTGCTGGATGTTGAG GCTGTTGTAACTAATCATCTTGTTGTAAGAGGCAGCTATCGCAGTCTAAGCTTAGTCATATATGGGAACACAGCAGAGGATCTGGGACAGTTCAACATAGAATTTGATGATAGCTCTTTGACAAATATCACTAATACAGTGGAGGGAGAACTTGAGGATTTACCTATGCCCTTACGCACTACTAACTTTTTGAGTAAGGAATTCACATGTTCTCTCAATGCGTTGCCTCTACCTGTTACTTTGTTAGACATGTCTCTTGGGGTCAAGCAGCTTCTACAATTAATATTGAGGATTCTGGAGCGAGGGGAACATGGTGATGCCGTACAAAAAGCTCTAAGTACTATTGTCTCGGCTGTCTCTACTTATACCACTCTTGACCTATCTAGTGTTGCGATCAGTGAGAAATGTCTTAAATCAGGCAGATTCAAAGATCCTAAGAAATTGGAACTTGCTATTAACGAGGCCACAGGggagcttcttgagctctacaAAGTTCTTCAACAAGAGTCAGTGCAGTTTCCAGCCAAGTTGTCTGCAGAAACCAATTTCCTCGATATGGATATTGATTCAGTCAATCTCCAGCATTTGGTCGACATGTTTGGAAAGCAGTTTCACTTTGAGAGTGACTCCTTATTTGTTGGACATCCCGTGCTCTCAAAG AGAAATAATTCCATTTTGTGGCTGAGTATGGCTCTTTTATTCTGCTCTGCCAAAGAAAGTTGCTTCCACTTTGTCAGTGGCGGGGGCTTCGAGCAACTGGTCAAAGTTTTCTGCTATGACCTACAAAATTCAACCACAGTGATACTCCTATTTCTGGGAGTTGTGGAGCAGGCTACACGATACTCGGTTGGTTGTGAAGGTTTCTTGGGTTGGTGGCCTCGTGAAGAAGTTACCATTCCGTCTGGTATTAGTGAAAATTATACTCAGTTGCTGAAATTGTTATTGCAAGAACCACGCCATGATGTTGCTTCCCTTGCAACTTACATTCTTCGTCGCCTAAGATTTTACGAAGTTGCCGCAAAATATGAG TGTGCAGTGCTCTCTGTGTTAAGAGGTCTTTCAACCATCGAGAGGGTCACAGAAGCTTCTTTGCACCAGCTCATGAGCACTAAGTCTCAACTCAGAAGTCTCTTG AAGCTGATAAATTTGCATAGTCAAATAGAAGATCCTTCTCCTGTTGCACGAGCAAGTAGATCCCTTATTCTTGGTCAAGGGGAAGGATGCCTGTCCTACAAAATGACCAGTGGCTCAATTACTTCAAATTGTTGCCTTTCCATTTGGGATATTGACCCAAATCTCCTGGGAATTCTCAAG GAGAGAGGATTTCTTCCTCTATCAGCTGCTTTGTTGTCATCATCAATACTGCACTTGGAAGTAGGGCATGCAATGTTCTTACATGTAGAGCTTGTGTCATCGATTGGTGCTATAATATTTTCACTGCTCCTCTGCCGCTCAG GCTTACTTTTTCTTGCACATCAACCTGAACTTTCATCTACAATAGTCCATTGCCTGAAGGGTGGTGATTCTACCGGAAAAGACGAGTGCCTTCCACTACGTTATGCATCCAACTTATTATCCAAAGGTTTTTCCTGCGGGTCGGAAGAAGTAGGCATGATACTTGAGATGCATTTGAGAGTG GTCAATGCGATCGATCATTTGCTTACATGCACTCCTCACTCTGAAGAATTCTTATGGGTCTTGTGGGAACTTTGTGCGCTTTCTAG ATCTGGCTGTGGACATCAGGCTTTGTTGGTTCTTGGATTTTTTCCAGAG GCTATTGCAGCATTGATTGAAGCATTGCGCTCAGTCAAGGAGTCAGAACCTTCTGCAAAGAGTGGTG GAGCTTCACCCCTGGATGTTGCAATTTTTCATTCAGCAGCAGAGATTTTTGAAATCATTGTTACTGATTCCACAGCATCTTCTCTGGGTTCTTGGATTGAACGTGCAGTCGAACTTCATGGAGCTTTACATTCCTCATCCCAAGGGTCGAATAGGAAAGACGCTCCAACACGACTTTTGGAATGGATAGATGCTGGTGTAGTTTATCACAAAAACGGGGCTGTTGGTCTTCTACGATATGCTGCTGTGTTAGCTTCTGGAGGAGATGCTCACTTAACTTCGACTAGTATTCTAGTGTCAGATCTCATGGATGTTGAACATGCTGTTGGGGATCCTTCTGGCGGTTCTGATATAAATGTAATGGAGAATCTTGGGAAAATAATCTCTGAGAAAACATTTGATGGAGTTGCACTTTGCGATTCTTCTGTAGCTCAGCTGACAACAGCTTTTCGGATTTTAGCTTTCATTTCCGAGAACTCT ACCGTTGCTGCAACGCTATATGATGAAGGTGCCGTTACAGTTGTCTACACTGTTTTAATTAACTGTAGATTTATGCTTGAGAGGTCCTCGAACAGTTATG ATTACCTTGTTGATGATGGAACTGAATGCAACTCGACATCGGATTTGCTTTTGGAACGGAATAGGGAGCAAAGCctaattgattttttgattcCTGCCCTGATACTGCTGATCAACCTTTTGAAGAAACTACAG GAAGCCAATGAGCAGCACAGAAATACCAAACTAATGAACGCTCTTCTGAGATTGCATCGAGAATTGAG CCCCAGACTAGCTGCATGTGCAGCAGATCTATCTGCTCCATACCCTGATTCTGCTCTTGGATTTGAAGCCGTCTGCCATCTCATTGTGTCTTCCCTTGCTTATTGGCCAGTGTTTGGATGGGCTCCCGGCCTGTTCCACTCTCTCCTTGCCAGTGTTCAAGTAACTTCAGTTCTGGCGTTGGGTCCAAAGGAGACCTGCAGTTTTATGTGTCTTTTG AATGATTTATTTCCTGAAGAAGGTATCTGGCTCTGGAAGAAAGGGATGCCTGTGTTGAGTTCCCTGAGGATGTTGGCTATTGGTACATTACTGGGatgtcaaaaggaaaaagaggtgaACTGGTATCTGAAACCTGAATTTCGTGAGAAGGTTCTCAGCCAATTAACCCCGCAGCTTGACAAGATTGCACAGATGATCAAACATTATGCAGTCTCT GCATTGGTCGTAATTCAAGACATGCTTAGAATTTTCATAATTCGAATTGCTTGCCAGAAAGTCGAAAGTGCCTTTATACTCCTCAAGCCCATCTTTAGTTGGGTCCATGACAATGTCTCTTTAATTTCTCCACTGGATATAGATAATTACAAG GTTTACAGATATCTCGATTTTCTTGCTTCTTTATTGGAGCATCCGCGAGCCAAG gcCCTATTGTTCAAGGCGGGAATGATCCAGATGCTGAAAAAAGTTCTGGAAAGGTGTTTGGATGCTGTTGATTCAGACAAAGCTGCGGAGAGTAGAAATATGGCGGATAATGGATTTACGCTGCTTAGTTGGTGCCTCCCTGTGTTTAAGTCCTTGTCACTGTTGTGTAGTTCCATGGCAACTTCACAATGTGCTGGGATACCTGATTT GAAAAATACAGAGAACTTTAGCACTGGAGATTGTGCTTCAATTTTACCATatcttttcaagttttttcAG GTCCTACCTGTTGGAAAAGAGTTGCTTGCTTGTGTTAGATCTTTCAAAGAAATCAGTTCTTGTAAAGAAGGTCGCGATTCTTTGATGGCTGCTTTTGGTTCCTTTAGCAGTTCTGTGGTACATGAGCGAGACAAAGGACATGAAACTAACCAAATTTATAACGGTAACGAATCTGGATGGAGTAAATGTGCTCCTTTATTATGTTGCTGGAAGAAGATGTGGAGTTCTTCTGATGCTAGTGATGATTCATCGTCTTTTGCCGCTCATGGCCTTGATCTGTTGTCTTCAGGGTGTTTGTCATTCTGCGTGGATGGAAACAG ATTAAATTTGAAGGGGGTTGGTCTGGTGAAATTGCTTTTTGGGCTTTCAGATGATATGGATGAGACAGACAGTTTTATTGAGGAAAACCTGAGTTATGTTAAAGGTTTAAATGCTTTGTCGAGTTCAAAGGGCGAAAACAATGACCATGAGACTGGTCCTTTTCAG ATTCCAGACTCAGTAAAATCGTTGCTTCTGTTATTGGTGAATCCTATCGGTGCAGTTGATGTGGTTGATATAGTTTTTGGTGAGGCTGTCTTGTCATCAAATGATGATCTTGTTTCTACAGAGAGGCAGTCTGTTGTAGATGGCTGTCTTGAAAGAACTGATGAGTTACTCCAGCTAGGAGGACTAGGAGATAAATTCCTTTGGGAATGTCCAGAAACTTTGCCTGATAAGACAGCTCTtccattaaaaaggaaaatgtcatcTCTGGAAGGCCAAGGTAGACGTGGCAGAGGGGAGAATGCACCTTCTGATCTTGCAGCCTCTGGTGCATTTTCACGTGGTTCAGGTCAATCTGTAGCTTCCTCAGGTCCTACACGCAGAGATACATTCCGGCTGCGCAAACCAAATACCAGCAGGCCTCCATCTATGCACGTGGATGACTATGTTGCACGGGAGAGAAATGTTGATGGCGTTAGTGATGTCATTGCTGTTCCACGTGTAGGTTCAACTAGTGGAAGACCTCCTTCAATCCATGTAGATGAGTTTATGGCTAGACAAAGGGAACGGCAGAGTTCGTCTGCCACAATAGTTGGTGAGGCAGTAGCACAGGTGAAAAATGCAGCTCCTGCTAGTGATGGAGAGAAAGAGGTCAAAATTCCTAAGCAGTTGAAGACAGATTTAGATGATGATTTACAGGGTATTGACATAGTGTTTGATGGTGAAGAATCTGAAACTGATGACAAGATGCCATTTCCCCAGCCAGATAATAATTTACAACCATCTGCCCCTGTCACTGTCGAGCAAAGTTCTCCCCACTCAATTGTTGAGGAGACGGAAAGTGATGCTCATGAAAGCAGTCAATTTTCTCGTATGGGTACGCCTGTTGCGTCCAATGCTGATGAGAACACCCAAAGTGAGTTTTCTTCAAGGATGTCAGTTTCGCGTTTGGAGAAGCCATTGACTCGAGAATCAAGTGTGACCTCAGATAAAAGGTTCTTTGATCAATCCAATGATATTACAGGGAAGATCTCTGGCGCGTTTGATGCTGCTGCAGCAGCAAACCATCCTGGATTTCCTGTTTTGCCATATGCTATGGCATCAGCATCGTCATCTGGGCAACCACGTGTTGATTCTAGGATGAGTCAAACATTGTACCCAAAACACAGTCCGCATCATGCAGGAAACCTTCATGGTGCAGGAACCCAAGGATCCTACGACCAGAAATATTTGCAGAGTCAACCACCACTACCTCCCATGCCACCACCATCATTAGTTCCATCTGTAGTATCTCAGGCTTCTGATTCAGTTCCTGGTCATGTATCCCCATTTACGAACAAGATGGTCGATGGGCAGTCACCAGTTTCCAGTGCCTTCCAT GTTCAGTCTGATCGCTTATCTCCATACAGTTCTTCCCCCAGTAGATCCATTAGGCCTCTCCCGCCACTTCCCCCAACACCACCTCCATTTTTATCCAGTCCCTATAATATGCCACCTATAAAAGCTTCCACTCAGTCTTCAGGTTATGTCCAGACAAGCATTGGAATGACAGAATTTCCCCGTGCACCTGTTATGCCCGCAACTGATCTGCAACATTCTGCAGCAGGCCCTAGACTTTCATATCCCCCACCTCCCCTAATGCCTCCCTTGGTTTTCAGTAGGCCTGCCTCTGTTCCCGTGAATTTCTATGGGAACAACACAATGCAGCAGCATGGGGAGAATCAACCTAGCATCTTGCAGAACTTTCCTCTTAGTCAATCTCCAATGCAGTCAGTACACACTGTTGCACAATTGCAGCCACTTCAGCCCCCGCAACTTCCACAGGTTCCACAACCACCTCAGCACCTCAGGCCACTTGCTTTTTCTTCACAGCAGCCGGAACAAGGGTCGTCCTTGCAAAACCCAGTACAACAAGGTCATCAATTACAAGCACTGCAGCAGTCACAAGTATCTCCTATGCATGCTTATATCCAGTCACAACAAGACCTATCTCATGGTCATCCACGTCAAGAAGTAGAGCATGCTCGACTCCAGGTTCCTCATCAGCAAGGAGATACATCCAACCAGCAGCAGGATTTAGGAATATCATTATACGATTACTTCAAGTCCCCAGAAGATATCCAG GCCTTGCTGAGTGATCGTGAAAAGCTGTGTCAGCTTTTGGAACAGCATCCAAAGTTAATGCAGATGCTTCAG GAAAGATTGGGCCACCTATAG